From the Candidatus Bathyarchaeota archaeon genome, one window contains:
- the rbcL gene encoding type III ribulose-bisphosphate carboxylase has protein sequence MVLRYTDFVDLDYKPKSSDLVCTFTLEQEGMTQKEAAGAIAAESSIGTWTELTTEKPYVKALAAKVFSLKDDTAKIAYPIELFEGGNMPNILSSVAGNVFGLKGLTNLRLYDIAFPKELAGSFKGPQYGIEGVRDLLQVPERPLVGTIIKPKLGLKTEDHARVAYEAWAGGCDIVKDDENLSSQDFNSFEARIAETMESRDQAEAETGEKKVYMANVTAETQTMLKRAQYVQEQGGRYIMVDILTCGWAALQTLRDQEFKLAIHAHRAGHAAFTKNPKHGISMQVIAKVARIIGVDQLHVGTVVGKMSETKKEVTENIKASKNKLHTVKPVFPVASGGLYPQLVPALLKVFGNDVIIQAGGGIHGHPNGTTNGAKAMRQAVTATLEGKTLKEYAKTHPELKAALDTWKT, from the coding sequence ATTGTTTTGCGGTATACTGACTTTGTAGATTTGGATTACAAGCCTAAATCGTCTGACCTGGTTTGCACGTTTACGTTAGAGCAGGAAGGCATGACCCAAAAAGAAGCGGCGGGAGCTATAGCTGCGGAGAGCAGCATCGGAACCTGGACAGAGCTCACCACAGAGAAACCTTACGTGAAAGCATTAGCAGCCAAAGTGTTTTCTCTCAAAGACGACACTGCCAAAATCGCGTATCCCATTGAACTGTTTGAGGGCGGCAACATGCCCAACATTTTAAGCAGCGTCGCAGGCAATGTCTTTGGACTCAAAGGCTTAACGAACCTGCGCCTCTACGACATAGCTTTCCCCAAGGAACTCGCAGGCAGCTTCAAAGGCCCCCAATACGGCATCGAAGGCGTCCGCGACCTCCTACAAGTACCAGAACGCCCCCTTGTTGGCACCATCATCAAACCCAAGCTGGGGCTGAAAACCGAAGACCATGCGCGCGTGGCGTATGAGGCGTGGGCAGGCGGCTGCGATATAGTTAAGGACGATGAGAACCTAAGCAGTCAGGATTTTAACTCGTTTGAAGCCCGCATCGCTGAGACGATGGAGAGCCGCGACCAAGCCGAAGCAGAAACAGGCGAGAAGAAAGTGTACATGGCAAACGTCACCGCTGAAACCCAAACTATGCTCAAACGCGCCCAGTACGTGCAAGAGCAAGGCGGACGCTACATCATGGTCGACATCCTAACCTGCGGCTGGGCAGCACTTCAAACCCTGCGCGACCAAGAATTCAAACTAGCCATACACGCCCACCGCGCAGGACACGCAGCATTCACCAAAAACCCCAAACACGGCATATCCATGCAAGTCATAGCCAAAGTCGCCCGCATAATCGGAGTCGACCAACTCCACGTAGGAACCGTCGTAGGCAAAATGTCCGAAACCAAAAAAGAAGTCACAGAAAACATCAAAGCCAGCAAAAACAAACTCCACACCGTAAAACCCGTCTTCCCCGTCGCCTCAGGCGGACTCTACCCCCAACTCGTCCCAGCCCTCCTCAAAGTCTTCGGAAACGACGTCATCATACAAGCAGGCGGAGGCATACACGGACACCCAAACGGCACCACCAACGGAGCCAAAGCCATGCGCCAAGCCGTAACAGCCACCCTCGAAGGCAAAACCCTAAAAGAATACGCCAAAACCCACCCCGAACTAAAAGCAGCTTTAGACACGTGGAAAACGTAA